In the Silene latifolia isolate original U9 population unplaced genomic scaffold, ASM4854445v1 scaffold_734, whole genome shotgun sequence genome, CCTACTGCAGCTCCCTCTGTGGTCATAACAACCACCTCTCCTGTTGTTGCTAATGTACCTGTTCCTGAGACAGTTGTTAGGACTCCTGTAGAGAAGCCTAATCAGTTCCAAGTGTCATGGGGTAGAGATGGGAAATATCATATGGACAATACCCCTGCTAGGAATATCATTAGGCTTAGCAGGCAGGAAATCCTGGAGGCTGGAAGGAGTTCTATCAAATTTGGGCAGCACACTTTTATGGAATCTCTTTATAATGCTACCCCTAAAGTGGGAGTGGGTACAAATGGTAGTGCATTACCTCCTCAGGGGGGTAATGTATAATTGGGGATTTTGGAACATTAGGGGGTTGAATAGCCTATCTAAACAAAATAGTATTAAATGGTTTATGCATCACCATCAGATAGGTTTATTTGgcctccttgagacaaaggtaaaaccttTGTCTCAAAATCGTGTAAGAAATAATTTGTGTAGTCAGTGGTGCATCTCTACTAATGCTCATCTACACAAAGGGGGAAGAATTTGGATTTTATGGAAGCCTCATATGTTTAATGTCCAATTCCTTGAGTATAACCCACAGTTCATTCATATGAGTATTACTGATTTGGGGACTGGTTATTGTTTTTGGTTAACTATGGTTTATGCATATAATGGGACTCAGGAGAGAAAGGATCTGTGGGACAAGTTGTGTatgtttaaaagaagcattcagGGTGCATGGGTCATCTGTGGTGACTTTAACACAGTGCTGGTGCCTGCTGAGAGATTGGGGGGCAATAGTTATGTGGAGGAAATGGAAGACTTCAAGGCCTGTGTTGATGAATGTGAGGTAGCTGATAGCCCTGCTAGTGGGTCATTCTTTACTTGGTGTAATAAACAGGATCCAGCTACTAGGGTTTATAGTAGACTAGATAGAGTACTGGCCAATCATCAATGGCTTTCTGATCACCCTTCTGTCTATGCTCATTTCTACTGTGAGGGCATTTTTGATCACACCCCATGTGTCTTGCAAGCCTTTGATGATAAAGATAAGAAAAGAAGAAGCTTTAAATATTACAACATGTGGAGCCAAGCTGAGAATTTTAAACTTTGTGTTCAGTCTAATTGGAAAGGTAATTGGTTTGGCACAAAGATGTATATTCTGACTAGACAACTCAAGAATTTGAAGTGCCATCTTAGGAAGCTGAATAAGAAGAATTTTGCTGATATTGAAAATAATTTCCAAAGAGCTCAAATGCATTTGGAGTATATCCAAGATAGATTAAGGGGTGAACCTCAAAACATTCAGCTTATTGAGATGGAGAGAGATGCATCTAATAGTGTGAGATTTAAAGCGCCACCGCTAGTCATGAATTTTTAGTGCGAGTAAATCTAAGGTTACCTGGATGGAGAAAGGAGATAGTAATACCAAGTATTTCCATCAAGTAATCAAGTGTAGGCAGGCCAGGAACAAGGTCATGAATATCACTAATACTCAGGGGGTCTTGTGTGAGGACACTAGCAACATTCAGGGTGCTTTCTTGCAGTTCTACACTTCCCTGTTGGGTACTTCTGTTGAGACCAGGCAAGTGTGCCAGGCTGTGGTGCAGAGAGGGCAAATTTGTACTGAGGAACACCAGAACATTCTTCTTTCCCCTGTCACTGA is a window encoding:
- the LOC141640233 gene encoding uncharacterized protein LOC141640233 gives rise to the protein MVYAYNGTQERKDLWDKLCMFKRSIQGAWVICGDFNTVLVPAERLGGNSYVEEMEDFKACVDECEVADSPASGSFFTWCNKQDPATRVYSRLDRVLANHQWLSDHPSVYAHFYCEGIFDHTPCVLQAFDDKDKKRRSFKYYNMWSQAENFKLCVQSNWKGNWFGTKMYILTRQLKNLKCHLRKLNKKNFADIENNFQRAQMHLEYIQDRLRGEPQNIQLIEMERDASNSVRFKAPPLVMNF